A region from the Ciconia boyciana chromosome 1, ASM3463844v1, whole genome shotgun sequence genome encodes:
- the LRRC17 gene encoding leucine-rich repeat-containing protein 17 produces the protein MQVVTIILLLFLCKASDCRKTRNRSLRNNERENILRKASSTVKRNARGLPCEIYTYLHEKYLDCQERKLIFVAPDWPEDLKHMLLARNRIRKLKNNMFSKYKVLKSLDLQQNDISKIESEAFFGLNKLTTLLLQHNQIKSLSEEIFIYTPSLNYLRLYDNPWHCNCELETLVTMLQVPTNRNLGNYAKCVHPIELKNKKLKQIKAEQLCNEEDRQDPQNIKREKPDAAKPDFDSSLCHMYVFPVPTLNCKRKDLKKVPGNIPPDIVKLDLSNNKIRQLRAKEFEDVSELKILNLNSNGIAYIDPAAFSGLNNLEELDLSNNSLQNFEYGVLEDLYFLKILWLRENPWRCDYNIHYLFYWLKHHYNVHYNGLECKMPEEYKGWSVGKYVRSYYEECPKDKLPIYPETFDLDKDDEEWERHKEQSVQTVKKHGVIVTVIG, from the exons ATGCAAGTAGTTACTATTATACTActactttttctttgcaaagcatCTGACTGTAGGAAGACAAGGAATAGGAGTTTGAGAAAcaatgaaagggaaaacatcTTAAGGAAAGCATCTAGCACTGTTAAACGCAATGCCCGAGGCCTACCGTGTGAAATATACACTTATCTTCATGAGAAATACCTAGAttgtcaggaaagaaaactaatttttgtgGCACCTGATTGGCCTGAGGATTTAAAACACATGCTGCTAGCACGAAACAGGATTCGTAAATTGAAGAATAATATGTTTTCCAAGTACAAAGTACTGAAAAGTCTGGATTTACAACAGAATGATATATCAAAAATTGAAAGCGAGGCTTTCTTTGGTTTGAATAAGCTTACCACACTCTTACTTCAGCATAACCAAATTAAGAGTTTATCCgaggagatttttatttatacGCCCAGTCTAAACTACCTACGTCTTTATGATAATCCCTGGCATTGCAACTGTGAACTAGAAACTCTTGTTACAATGCTTCAGGTTCCAACAAACAGGAACTTGGGAAATTATGCCAAGTGTGTGCACCCaatagaactgaaaaataagaagctAAAGCAGATAAAAGCTGAACAGCTATGTAATGAAGAGGACAGGCAGGACCCCCAAAACATAAAACGGGAGAAGCCTGATGCTGCCAAACCAGACTTTGATTCCTCTTTGTGCCATATGTATGTGTTTCCTGTACCAACTCTGAATTGCAAAAGGAAAG atttaaagaAAGTTCCAGGTAACATACCTCCAGATATAGTTAAACTTGATTTGTCTAACAACAAAATTAGACAACTACGAGCCAAAGAGTTTGAAGATGTCAGTGAACTGAAGATATTAAACCTAAACAGTAACGGAATAGCTTACATTGATCCTG CTGCTTTCTCAGGCCTCAATAATTTAGAGGAGCTGGATCTATCAAACAACAGCTTGCAGAATTTTGAATATGGAGTACTGGAAGATCTTTACTTTCTGAAAATCCTGTGGCTGAGAGAGAATCCTTGGAGATGCGATTACAACATTCATTATCTTTTCTACTGGTTGAAGCATCACTACAATGTTCACTACAATGGCCTAGAATGCAAAATGCCTGAGGAATACAAAGGATGGTCTGTTGGAAAATATGTTCGAAGTTATTACGAGGAGTGCCCAAAAGACAAGCTGCCCATTTATCCAGAAACTTTTGATCTGGACAAAGATGATGAGGAATGGGAACGACACAAAGAACAATCAGTTCAAACAGTAAAGAAGCATGGTGTAATTGTCACTGTGATAGGCTAA